The following are encoded together in the Terriglobales bacterium genome:
- a CDS encoding RHS repeat-associated core domain-containing protein, whose product ANNGNVLFVNDYGQGNSYSYTYDELNRLKTAAASIYGPTCWGLDYGYDIWGNLLSATVTQCSAPPLSLTVNTKNQITNPGIYYDAAGNFTNGISVLLTYDAENRIAGAGTSTYVYSPAGRRVKRTVNGVTTLYMNDGPGGPALSEFTTSGQGVGAWVKDYIYLNGELLATESATQGTRYHFADHLGTPRVIADSAGTVISRHDYFPFGAEQTASSDGETHKFTGKERDVETGLDYFGARYYHSGHGKFMSPDPITIKANRLQDPQRLNLYSYVRNNPLVYVDPDGRDMQLWIVVKDQSSRQTVNQAAPKIAADFHRWGVKQVNVHVTSDPAKVVKSSNTIVVTAEKNESMTKSADYGRQSVLGGVTINTELANTPQTVRNVTDHEVTHNARGDTGLSALLGTDHSSDKNDLMYGKYDALKQSDPQLGSGTQQQLQERFNKEGDRNEATVVDEDKEKPKEQKP is encoded by the coding sequence GGCCAACAACGGCAACGTGCTGTTCGTGAACGACTACGGGCAAGGCAACAGCTACTCGTACACCTACGACGAGCTGAACCGGCTGAAGACGGCGGCGGCGTCCATCTATGGTCCGACCTGCTGGGGGCTGGACTACGGCTACGACATCTGGGGGAACCTGCTCAGTGCCACGGTGACGCAGTGCTCGGCGCCGCCGCTCAGCCTGACGGTCAACACCAAGAACCAGATCACTAATCCGGGGATCTACTACGACGCCGCCGGCAATTTCACCAACGGCATCTCGGTGCTCTTGACCTATGACGCGGAGAACCGCATCGCCGGGGCGGGCACTTCGACCTACGTCTACTCCCCCGCCGGGCGGCGGGTGAAGCGCACGGTCAACGGGGTGACCACGCTCTACATGAACGACGGCCCGGGCGGACCGGCGCTGAGTGAGTTCACGACTTCCGGCCAGGGGGTGGGCGCCTGGGTGAAGGACTACATCTACCTGAACGGGGAGCTGCTGGCCACCGAATCGGCGACCCAGGGTACGCGCTACCACTTTGCCGACCACCTGGGGACGCCGCGGGTCATCGCGGACTCAGCGGGCACGGTGATCAGCCGCCACGACTATTTCCCCTTCGGGGCGGAGCAGACCGCCTCGAGCGACGGCGAGACCCACAAGTTCACCGGCAAGGAGCGGGACGTGGAGACGGGCCTCGACTACTTCGGCGCCCGCTACTACCACAGCGGCCATGGAAAGTTCATGTCGCCGGACCCGATCACGATCAAGGCCAACCGGTTGCAAGATCCCCAGCGCCTAAATCTCTACAGCTACGTCCGTAACAATCCGCTAGTCTACGTCGACCCGGACGGCCGCGATATGCAGCTCTGGATCGTTGTTAAAGACCAGAGTAGTCGCCAGACGGTAAATCAAGCAGCTCCGAAGATTGCGGCAGACTTTCATCGATGGGGCGTGAAGCAGGTCAATGTTCATGTCACGAGCGACCCTGCAAAGGTAGTCAAGAGCAGCAACACCATTGTCGTCACTGCGGAAAAGAACGAATCCATGACTAAATCGGCGGACTATGGCAGGCAGTCCGTGTTGGGCGGGGTCACCATCAACACAGAGCTTGCGAACACGCCCCAGACAGTGAGGAACGTCACGGACCATGAAGTTACGCACAATGCTAGAGGTGACACTGGCCTAAGTGCACTCCTTGGCACAGACCACTCGTCTGACAAAAACGACCTGATGTACGGGAAGTACGACGCGTTGAAGCAGAGCGACCCACAGCTAGGTTCCGGCACGCAACAGCAGCTCCAAGAGAGATTCAATAAGGAGGGGGACAGGAACGAAGCCACCGTTGTTGACGAAGACAAGGAGAAGCCGAAGGAGCAGAAGCCATGA